One Sphaeramia orbicularis chromosome 21, fSphaOr1.1, whole genome shotgun sequence DNA window includes the following coding sequences:
- the LOC115412828 gene encoding pheromone-regulated protein PRM7-like, producing MKQKNNRTTQEAEETYELKETGHTPELTAEHDGKEVLLKKHTATNRKPPLQKSRSQDTDRASLPSSFFSTHTFSLSSSPPESNRMIYAISSQSQPATLLVAPPPTGLSLSDVQMESQRKKKEETGRRPFSPSCGSNTTPMQETSAGLSEHHDVLSEDSMSTDEYECPSPDDISLPPLAETPESTMIQSDLEDTFCFSSHSVHIHQSSHQYQAQSDHSEASSAAGPGPQQRESSQMEEGPTPSTGHHSSSRFRSESGSYVQSPGPTQLTSTLCSILRTEQTTSPSMHQGVDLPLDNPQPNIPSESDPVQWSNIPDSCSSIDKTLPRTDPLPQHDLQKDETPVHNTDFFKSCVNYTQTSTSTHMKNNFPQSFKTSLQQQINSSQNRKGTTQKSGLQRGNTASSLYQERPLSQNDMIPPAENHPPIHTSCLFKVFRVCDTTPNQDRTLDHDAGPLNSSTPLPQTSAATSDDVNPPQSDSRSRLDQDVPKETTPQSSSLSTTTTQQSSPCQSSTDTHLTETETLPEIILVSQARGLGQSLISTDPVANTGPSKSCTLCPPTCTVLPEGGKLPQPNTEPSSGPEEAVSSLQIDKETPLVYMNGSSSLTTATQKMVYSESSSSNGHHTLDQVNDAVPVLYKDKTLSEDTESVSPTCPPKFTNQDEAYSSPSNIENSKETPPSSSLTTTADFLSSKSISYCILPQASSSLSIHKENHLTKSKSMPHISQIQSSQVKDSPQDKGSLQVKDCPQDKDGLQDKDGLQNKDSTQENSLLKSSAMSLKEGTNQDEAHSDCASDLDQDMVDVQTSKDMSSDSSSITTTTSQQTVCCQSSSSQSSITYNQLTPSETRSVSKASGFAQNPSSTDPPLHKDRNVSQGLPMALRGRSRQMGGRAGPGRRPLIRLLTGGWWTMRSRSWCRTGTPGSGLCVSCCGCSSS from the exons atgaagcagAAGAACAACAGAACCACACAGGAAGCAGAAGAAACG TATGAGCTGAAGGAAACAGGCCACACCCCTGAGCTGACCGCCGAGCATGATGGGAAAGAGGTGCTGTTGAAGAAGCACACAGCAACCAATAGGAAGCCTCCATTACAAAAGAGTCGCAGCCAGGACACCGACCG AGCCTCGTTGCCATCGTCGTTCTTTTCCACCCACACCTTCAGCCTCTCCTCATCGCCGCCGGAGTCCAACAGAATGATTTACGCCATCAGCAGCCAATCACAGCCTGCCACCCTTCTGGTCGCGCCTCCTCCAACCGGCCTGTCACTCTCTGATGTTCAGATGGAAAgtcagaggaagaagaaggaggaaacaGGACGGCGGCCATTTTCACCTTCCTGTGGATCGAACACAACACCAATGCAG GAAACATCAGCAGGTCTGTCAGAACATCATGACGTCCTCTCGGAGGATTCAATGTCCACTGACGAGTACGAGTGTCCTTCACCTGACGACATTTCTCTGCCACCGCTGGCAGAGACACCAGAGTCCACCATGATCCAGTCTGATCTGGAGGACACCTTCTGTTTCAGCTCCCACAGCGTCCACATCCACCAGTCCAGCCACCAGTACCAGGCCCAGTCAGACCACAGTGAGGCCAGCTCTgctgctggtcctggtcctcaaCAGAGAGAGTCCAGTCAGATGGAGGAGGGTCCAACTCCCTCTACAGGACATCACAGCAGCAGCAG GTTCAGATCAGAGTCTGGTTCATATGTCCAAAGTCCTGGTCCAACCCAGTTGACCAGCACCCTCTGCAGCATCCTCAGGACTGAACAGACCACGTCACCCAGCATGCACCAGGGTGTTGACCTTCCTCTCGACAACCCACAACCAAATATACCATctgaatctgacccagtccaGTGGAGCAACATTCCAGACAGTTGTTCCAGTATAGACAAAACATTGCCAAGGACTGATCCCCTTCCTCAGCATGATCTTCAGAAGGACGAGACCCCTGTGCACAACACAGACTTCTTCAAATCCTGTGTTAATTACACTCAAACTTCAACTTCCACTCATATGAAGAACAATTTTCCACAGTCCTTCAAGACTAGCCTTCAACAGCAGATAAATTCCTCCCAAAATAGGAAGGGAACAACCCAAAAATCTGGCCTTCAAAGAGGAAACACAGCCAGTTCCCTGTACCAGGAAAGGCCTTTATCGCAGAATGATATGATCCCTCCAGCAGAGAACCACCCCCCCATCCATACCAGCTGTCTTTTTAAGGTCTTCCGTGTTTGTGATACTACACCAAACCAAGACAGGACCCTTGACCACGATGCAGGACCTCTAAATTCCTCTACACCATTGCCCCAAACCTCAGCAGCCACCTCTGATGATGTCAATCCCCCACAGTCAGATTCTAGAAGCCGTCTTGATCAGGATGTACCTAAAGAAACAACTCCCCAAAGCAGCAGCCTCTCCACAACCACAACTCAGCAGTCCTCGCCCTGTCAGTCTTCCACAGATACCCACTTAACAGAGACTGAGACCTTACCAGAGATCATTCTGGTTTCCCAGGCCAGAGGTTTAGGTCAGAGTCTCATTTCCACAGATCCTGTTGCAAACACTGGACCCTCTAAATCCTGTACACTGTGCCCTCCAACATGCACAGTCCTCCCAGAAGGTGGAAAACTTCCACAGCCTAACACAGAGCCAAGCAGTGGTCCTGAGGAAGCTGTATCTTCCTTACAGATCGATAAAGAAACACCTTTGGTTTACATGAATGGAAGTAGTAGCCTCACCACAGCCACCCAGAAGATGGTTTACTCTGAGTCCTCCTCTTCAAATGGTCATCACACTTTGGATCAAGTTAATGATGCTGTTCCTGTTCTTTACAAAGACAAGACTCTTTCAGAGGACACTGAGTCTGTCAGTCCAACTTGTCCACCAAAATTCACAAATCAAGACGAGGCTTACTCAAGTCCAAGCAACATTGAAAACAGCAAAGAAACACCACCCAGCAGCAGCCTAACCACAACCGCTGACTTCCTGTCCTCTAAGTCAATCAGTTATTGTATCTTACCACAGGCCAGCAGCAGTCTCAGTATTCACAAAGAAAACCACTTAACAAAGAGCAAGAGCATGCCACACATCAGTCAAATCCAGAGCTCCCAGGTCAAAGACAGTCCTCAAGACAAGGGCAGTCTCCAAGTCAAAGACTGTCCCCAAGACAAGGACGGTCTCCAAGACAAGGATGGTCTGCAAAACAAGGACAGTACACAAGAAAACAGCTTGCTCAAATCCAGTGCAATGTCTCTCAAAGAAGGAACAAATCAAGACGAGGCTCACTCAGATTGTGCAAGCGACCTTGATCAGGATATGGTTGATGTACAAACCAGCAAAGACATGTCCTCAGACTCCAGCAGCATCACCACAACCACCTCTCAGCAGACAGTTTGTTGCCAGTCCTCATCTTCGCAGAGTTCAATCACATATAATCAGTTAACTCCTAGTGAGACAAGGTCTGTATCCAAGGCCAGCGGATTTGCTCAGAACCCCAGCTCCACTGATCCTCCTCTACACAAAGACAGAAACGTTTCACAAG GTTTACCGATGGCGTTGAGGGGGCGGAGCCGCCAGATGGGGGGCCGGGCGGGGCCTGGGCGTCGGCCGCTGATAAGGCTGCTGACAGGGGGCTGGTGGACGATGCGTTCGAGGTCCTGGTGTCGGACTGGAACACCTGGTTCGGGACTCTGTGTTTCCTGCTGTGGCTGCTCTTCCTCATAG